The Candidatus Neomarinimicrobiota bacterium genome window below encodes:
- the radA gene encoding DNA repair protein RadA, which yields MAKASPKTVFLCSECGNDFPKWNGKCPACNEWGTLKEYTPPAGGRRGQGRADTPPLTSLENILANGNSKRATTGISELDRVLGGGFLRGAVVLLGGNPGIGKSTLALQAAVAVRGSTLYVSAEESQEQIGLRAKRLGASGGKVSITSENRWEGIEEQISLLKPEYFVIDSIQTIFTERGDALPGAISQVRECGQKILDVCKSRGTTAIIIGHVTKEGVIAGPRMLEHMVDTVLYLEGDTRHDYRLLRAVKNRFGSTNEVGVFEMTGEGMTEVENPSEMFLAERQSDAVGSAVFPSMEGTRTILVEVQALVSNASFGTPQRNVTGFDLRRLSMLLAVLEKRLGVIVGTSDVFVNVVGGMRIDEPAADLAVISAVASSKKDQAVPGDTVLMGEIGLAGELRSIAGMDSRLKEAKRLGFKQAVVPHKGAKKVQGLHLTACRTVSEAFKAIF from the coding sequence ATGGCTAAGGCCTCACCCAAAACTGTCTTTCTCTGTTCTGAATGCGGCAACGATTTCCCCAAGTGGAACGGCAAGTGCCCTGCCTGTAATGAATGGGGCACGCTGAAAGAGTACACTCCGCCCGCTGGCGGCCGACGAGGACAAGGACGGGCGGATACTCCGCCTCTCACGTCTCTTGAAAACATCCTCGCCAATGGAAATTCGAAACGTGCCACCACAGGTATCAGTGAACTGGACCGTGTTTTAGGCGGCGGTTTCCTCAGAGGAGCCGTGGTACTGCTGGGTGGCAATCCAGGTATCGGTAAATCGACACTGGCTTTGCAGGCTGCGGTGGCGGTGAGAGGTTCAACGCTATATGTTTCAGCTGAAGAAAGTCAGGAACAGATTGGATTGAGAGCAAAAAGACTTGGCGCCTCGGGAGGAAAAGTCTCCATTACATCGGAAAATCGATGGGAAGGGATTGAGGAACAGATCAGTTTGTTGAAACCGGAATATTTTGTGATTGATTCCATTCAAACCATCTTTACAGAAAGGGGCGATGCACTTCCTGGTGCTATCAGTCAGGTGAGAGAATGCGGGCAGAAAATCCTTGATGTATGCAAGTCCCGAGGTACCACCGCAATCATTATCGGTCACGTCACCAAGGAAGGCGTTATTGCCGGACCGCGAATGCTGGAGCATATGGTGGATACAGTGCTTTACCTTGAAGGAGACACTCGTCACGACTATCGCCTACTCCGGGCGGTGAAGAATCGCTTCGGTTCCACCAATGAAGTTGGTGTTTTTGAAATGACTGGTGAAGGGATGACGGAAGTGGAGAATCCGTCTGAAATGTTTTTGGCTGAGCGGCAATCTGATGCAGTCGGCTCGGCAGTTTTCCCCAGTATGGAAGGAACCAGAACAATCCTTGTGGAAGTTCAGGCATTGGTTTCCAATGCCAGCTTCGGAACGCCTCAGCGCAATGTTACCGGTTTCGATCTGAGACGTCTTTCAATGCTTCTAGCAGTACTGGAGAAACGGTTGGGTGTAATAGTTGGAACGAGCGATGTTTTTGTGAATGTGGTGGGTGGCATGCGAATAGATGAGCCGGCGGCGGACCTGGCAGTCATTTCCGCTGTGGCATCCAGCAAGAAAGATCAAGCAGTGCCAGGTGATACCGTCCTTATGGGAGAAATAGGTCTTGCCGGAGAGTTGAGATCCATCGCTGGCATGGATAGCAGGCTGAAAGAAGCAAAGCGACTCGGTTTCAAACAGGCCGTCGTTCCTCACAAAGGGGCGAAGAAAGTGCAAGGGCTCCATCTGACGGCATGCCGAACCGTGTCAGAAGCCTTCAAAGCGATCTTCTAA
- the tgt gene encoding tRNA guanosine(34) transglycosylase Tgt has translation MSFTVESEDTASSARVGYLVTSRGDIPTPAFMPIGTYGAVKTLSPRNLKEVGADIILGNTYHLYLRPGMDIIKDAGGLHKFMAWERPILTDSGGFQIFSLAELRKISDDGVIFTSTLDGSGHFLTPELSMEIQLTLGSDIIMAFDECPPGGSDDATLTGAVNRTEKWADRCYKFLQENEGFGESGTHFFPIVQGGVDEELRKQSAETVLPFAQSGIAIGGLAVGEEKEAMFETVVLMNDILPKDKLRYLMGVGKPEDIINAVLRGIDLFDCVIPTRNARNGQFFTWDGKLNIHNSRFKEDFSPISENCSCYTCVTFTRAYLRHLFKLNEVLVLHLASLHNVTFYLEFMSTIRQEIEEGTFDRWAKDTLLAVSSSND, from the coding sequence ATGAGTTTTACAGTAGAATCAGAAGATACTGCTTCTTCAGCACGCGTTGGTTACCTAGTAACTTCCCGGGGCGATATACCAACGCCTGCTTTCATGCCTATCGGTACTTATGGTGCCGTTAAGACACTCTCACCAAGGAATCTGAAAGAGGTAGGTGCTGATATTATTCTGGGTAACACTTACCACCTTTATCTCCGACCGGGGATGGACATTATCAAAGATGCGGGCGGGCTCCACAAGTTCATGGCGTGGGAGAGACCCATTCTTACCGACAGCGGTGGTTTCCAGATCTTCAGCCTGGCTGAGCTGAGGAAAATCAGCGACGACGGCGTCATATTCACGTCGACTCTTGACGGCAGTGGACATTTTTTGACGCCCGAACTTTCTATGGAGATTCAGCTGACGCTGGGTAGTGATATTATCATGGCATTTGATGAATGTCCGCCCGGCGGCTCAGATGACGCTACTCTAACTGGAGCCGTCAATAGAACAGAAAAGTGGGCTGACCGTTGCTATAAATTTCTGCAAGAAAATGAAGGATTTGGAGAGTCTGGCACTCATTTTTTCCCCATTGTTCAAGGCGGCGTGGACGAAGAGCTCAGAAAACAGAGTGCCGAGACCGTTCTTCCTTTCGCCCAAAGCGGAATTGCTATAGGCGGGTTGGCGGTAGGTGAAGAAAAAGAAGCAATGTTTGAAACGGTAGTGTTGATGAACGATATTTTACCAAAAGATAAGCTGAGGTACCTCATGGGTGTGGGAAAGCCGGAAGATATTATCAATGCTGTGTTAAGAGGTATTGATCTGTTTGACTGTGTCATTCCAACCCGGAACGCAAGGAATGGCCAGTTTTTTACCTGGGACGGGAAACTCAATATCCACAACAGCCGATTCAAAGAAGACTTCTCTCCCATCAGTGAAAACTGCTCTTGTTATACTTGCGTCACATTCACCAGGGCTTATCTCCGGCATCTTTTTAAACTGAATGAGGTTCTTGTTCTTCACCTCGCTTCGCTCCATAATGTTACATTTTATCTCGAATTTATGAGCACGATCCGACAAGAGATTGAAGAAGGGACCTTTGACCGATGGGCAAAAGACACACTGTTAGCAGTCTCCTCCTCAAATGACTGA
- a CDS encoding NUDIX pyrophosphatase, with translation MTDMAVTHIDSYPYRFGKDGCPIFLLLRRQMKKRYGHLWQGVAGKIEEGETAMQTLLREIEEETGLRPKRVFVADHVTSFYQSYNDRINSVPVFGVEVDSAEVRLSEEHVDYQWLQFEKAVKILTWNEQKKALSVINGMLMSDDGRIDWSEVEIG, from the coding sequence ATGACTGATATGGCAGTGACACATATTGACAGTTATCCTTATCGATTTGGTAAGGATGGCTGTCCTATCTTCCTGCTGTTAAGGCGACAGATGAAGAAACGTTACGGGCACCTTTGGCAAGGCGTTGCGGGAAAGATTGAAGAGGGAGAGACGGCGATGCAGACGCTCCTGAGAGAGATTGAGGAGGAGACGGGACTTCGCCCAAAGCGTGTTTTTGTGGCCGATCATGTCACTTCTTTCTACCAGAGTTATAACGACAGAATAAACAGTGTCCCCGTTTTTGGTGTGGAAGTAGACTCAGCCGAAGTTCGCCTTTCTGAAGAACATGTGGATTATCAGTGGCTGCAATTCGAGAAGGCGGTGAAGATACTGACATGGAACGAGCAAAAAAAAGCGCTGTCAGTTATCAACGGCATGCTCATGTCTGACGACGGCCGGATCGATTGGTCCGAAGTCGAGATCGGTTAG